A window of Pusillimonas sp. T7-7 contains these coding sequences:
- the waaC gene encoding lipopolysaccharide heptosyltransferase I, translating into MSKKILIVRTSSLGDLVHMLPAISDIAKHVPGAQIDWIVEEGFAEIPAWHPAVHEVIPVAHRRWRKHWWSPQTRAERAELHKNLDARQYDVVLDMQALMKSVWLVRQTHGKRHGLDRKSAREPLASFFYDVKHTVNFWQPAVTRQRELAAAAFGYTYDSEPDFGLESITDGVEIEPYAVIMPSASRDDKLWPEEDWHKVFQRLHEHNLDLKLLSGSPSETERARQLVQGNSRAQVLPRMSLTDVAKVLAGARIMVGLDSGLTHLSAGLGRPTIGLYKASTPVRTPLEGPAYTASLGERGSAPSAETVLSAIDQALDFDDSAHADLTGGNEPE; encoded by the coding sequence ATGAGTAAAAAAATCCTGATAGTTCGCACGTCTTCACTGGGTGACCTGGTGCATATGCTGCCGGCTATTTCAGATATTGCCAAGCACGTGCCCGGAGCGCAGATCGATTGGATCGTCGAAGAAGGCTTCGCCGAAATCCCCGCCTGGCATCCGGCTGTGCATGAAGTCATTCCCGTGGCGCACCGCCGCTGGCGCAAGCACTGGTGGTCGCCGCAAACGCGTGCCGAACGCGCAGAGCTGCATAAGAATCTGGATGCCCGTCAGTACGACGTGGTGCTCGATATGCAGGCCTTGATGAAGTCCGTATGGCTGGTACGGCAAACCCATGGCAAGCGTCATGGCCTGGATCGCAAGTCGGCGCGCGAACCGCTGGCTTCCTTTTTTTACGACGTCAAGCATACCGTCAATTTCTGGCAGCCGGCTGTTACGCGCCAGCGCGAACTGGCTGCGGCGGCATTTGGCTATACCTACGACAGCGAGCCCGACTTTGGGCTGGAAAGCATTACCGACGGCGTCGAGATTGAACCGTATGCGGTGATCATGCCTTCGGCCAGTCGCGACGACAAGCTCTGGCCGGAAGAAGATTGGCACAAGGTGTTCCAACGTCTGCACGAACACAATCTTGACCTGAAGCTGCTGTCTGGCAGCCCCTCCGAAACTGAAAGAGCCCGCCAACTGGTACAGGGCAATTCGCGTGCGCAGGTTTTGCCGCGCATGAGCTTGACGGATGTGGCCAAGGTACTGGCAGGTGCGCGCATTATGGTAGGGCTCGATAGCGGTCTGACCCACTTGTCGGCCGGACTGGGCCGACCCACCATAGGCCTGTACAAGGCTTCCACCCCCGTGCGCACGCCCCTGGAAGGGCCGGCCTACACGGCCAGCCTGGGTGAACGCGGCAGCGCCCCCTCGGCTGAAACCGTGCTTAGCGCCATTGACCAGGCGCTTGATTTTGACGACTCAGCGCACGCCGATTTAACCGGCGGCAACGAGCCCGAGTAA
- a CDS encoding choline BCCT transporter BetT — translation MRTTLHPPVFFTSAIFILLIVVATIIAPEAAGDFFSATQAWILTNASWFYILVVAIILLAVVFLAISRYGDIKLGPDHSQPDYRDVTWFAMLFSAGMGIGLMFFGVAEPVMHFVSPPVGDAETVAAAREAMNITFFHWGLHAWAIYAIVGLTLAFFSYRHGLPLTLRSSLYPLIGDRIYGPIGHAVDIFAIIGTVFGIATSLGLGVSQINSGLNHLFGIPVSITTQIILIVVATGLATISVASGLDRGIRILSETNLGLAVVLVLFVLVLGPTIFILQTFVQNTGGYISDLVNKTFNLYAYEPNDWIGGWTLFYWGWWIAWSPFVGLFIARISRGRSIREFVRGVLLVPTGFTLMWMTVFGDTAIHMIVVDGMTELAQVVAQDSSLALFAFLEQLPLASITSTVAIAMVVVFFVTSADSGALVVDLLASGGAENSPVWQRIFWSSLMGVVAIALLLADGLTALQTATIASALPFSVILLLAMWGLFKALKLDATKRRIRYQTVTRAQQGSTGQSWQRRLRNIVLMPKRDHVLRFITEVVRPAINSVAEELKQQGYDVQVNEDTETNAVSLEVRHHGEYLDFSYAVWPLEQERPVLTPDDVRDEEERRYFRAEVFLREGGQDYDIMGWSNEAVISDILDQYERHRQYLHMVHGNPVAEVQQG, via the coding sequence ATGCGAACAACCTTACATCCGCCGGTATTCTTTACTTCTGCAATCTTCATACTGCTTATTGTTGTAGCGACGATTATTGCGCCCGAAGCCGCAGGCGATTTTTTCAGCGCAACACAGGCATGGATACTGACCAACGCCAGCTGGTTTTACATTCTGGTTGTAGCAATCATTTTGCTCGCCGTGGTGTTTCTGGCTATAAGCCGCTATGGCGACATCAAGCTGGGGCCTGACCATAGCCAGCCCGATTATCGCGACGTCACCTGGTTCGCCATGCTGTTTTCGGCGGGCATGGGCATAGGGCTGATGTTCTTTGGCGTTGCCGAACCGGTCATGCACTTTGTCAGCCCGCCCGTGGGCGATGCCGAAACGGTGGCGGCTGCGCGCGAGGCCATGAACATTACGTTCTTTCACTGGGGGCTGCACGCCTGGGCCATATACGCCATTGTGGGGCTGACGCTGGCCTTTTTCAGCTATCGGCATGGCTTACCGCTTACGCTGCGCTCATCGCTATACCCGTTGATCGGCGACCGCATCTATGGCCCCATCGGACACGCGGTCGACATCTTTGCCATTATCGGTACGGTGTTTGGCATTGCAACTTCACTGGGCCTGGGTGTGTCGCAAATCAACAGCGGCCTGAACCATTTGTTCGGCATCCCGGTCAGCATAACGACTCAAATCATACTGATTGTTGTTGCCACTGGGCTGGCGACAATTTCTGTTGCCAGCGGACTGGATCGCGGCATACGAATCTTGTCCGAAACCAACCTTGGCCTGGCAGTGGTGTTGGTGCTATTTGTGCTGGTGCTCGGTCCCACCATATTCATACTGCAAACCTTTGTGCAGAACACAGGCGGATATATATCTGACCTGGTCAATAAAACCTTCAATTTGTATGCCTATGAGCCTAACGACTGGATAGGGGGCTGGACACTGTTTTACTGGGGGTGGTGGATAGCCTGGTCGCCCTTTGTAGGGCTTTTCATAGCGCGGATTTCCCGTGGCCGCAGCATACGTGAATTCGTGCGCGGCGTGCTGCTGGTTCCCACCGGTTTTACTTTGATGTGGATGACGGTGTTTGGCGATACGGCCATACACATGATTGTGGTCGATGGCATGACCGAGCTTGCCCAGGTTGTGGCGCAAGACAGCTCGCTGGCGTTGTTTGCCTTTCTGGAGCAACTGCCATTGGCCAGCATTACATCCACGGTTGCCATCGCCATGGTGGTTGTCTTCTTTGTGACATCGGCCGACTCGGGTGCGCTGGTCGTAGACCTGCTGGCCTCCGGCGGCGCCGAAAACTCGCCGGTGTGGCAGCGCATTTTCTGGTCATCACTCATGGGGGTGGTGGCAATCGCCCTTTTGCTGGCTGATGGCCTGACGGCTTTGCAAACCGCCACCATTGCCAGCGCCTTGCCATTCTCGGTGATTTTATTGTTGGCCATGTGGGGGCTGTTCAAGGCGCTCAAGCTTGATGCAACCAAGCGGCGCATACGCTACCAGACCGTCACCCGTGCACAGCAGGGCAGCACTGGCCAGTCATGGCAAAGACGTTTGCGCAACATTGTGCTGATGCCCAAGCGCGACCATGTGCTGAGGTTTATCACAGAGGTGGTGCGGCCAGCCATAAACTCGGTGGCGGAAGAGCTCAAGCAGCAGGGCTACGATGTGCAGGTCAATGAAGACACCGAAACCAACGCCGTCAGCCTTGAGGTGCGACACCACGGCGAATATCTGGACTTTTCCTACGCTGTATGGCCGTTGGAGCAAGAGCGCCCGGTACTGACGCCCGACGATGTACGCGACGAGGAAGAACGCCGCTACTTCCGCGCCGAAGTATTCCTTCGCGAGGGCGGGCAAGACTACGACATTATGGGCTGGAGCAACGAGGCGGTAATCAGCGACATTCTGGATCAATACGAACGGCACCGGCAGTATTTGCACATGGTGCATGGCAATCCAGTGGCGGAAGTGCAGCAGGGCTAA
- a CDS encoding gamma carbonic anhydrase family protein, whose protein sequence is MTCYQLGDLVPKIHESAFVANEATIIGQAVMHEGSSIWPGAVIRADNEPIVVGKDSNVQEGAVLHVDPGCPLVLGEGVTIGHQAMLHGCTVEDGCLIGIQAIVLNGAVIGKDSLVGAGAVVTEGKVFPERSLILGAPAKVVRTLTDEQVAGLRSNAVTYRDRAQDYKKNLKAL, encoded by the coding sequence ATGACCTGTTATCAGTTGGGCGATCTGGTCCCCAAGATTCACGAGTCCGCTTTTGTGGCAAACGAAGCCACGATTATCGGGCAAGCCGTCATGCACGAAGGCTCCAGCATTTGGCCAGGTGCGGTCATCCGGGCCGATAACGAACCCATCGTGGTCGGCAAGGACTCGAATGTGCAGGAAGGGGCCGTGCTGCATGTGGATCCGGGTTGCCCGCTGGTTCTGGGCGAGGGGGTGACCATAGGACACCAGGCCATGCTGCACGGCTGTACCGTCGAAGACGGCTGCCTGATCGGCATTCAAGCCATAGTTTTGAATGGCGCGGTCATCGGTAAAGACAGCCTAGTGGGTGCGGGTGCTGTGGTTACCGAGGGCAAGGTGTTTCCTGAGCGTTCCCTTATATTGGGGGCGCCGGCCAAAGTGGTGCGCACGCTCACCGACGAGCAGGTGGCCGGTTTGCGCAGTAATGCCGTCACCTACCGTGATCGCGCGCAAGACTATAAAAAAAACCTGAAAGCCTTGTAG
- a CDS encoding acetyl/propionyl/methylcrotonyl-CoA carboxylase subunit alpha — MKKVLIANRGEIACRIIQSCKRLGIQTVAVYSEVDADSKHVIEADESYALGGKSASESYLRTDRILEAALRSNADGLHPGYGFLAESAEFARQVEDAGIVWVGPTPASIESMGDKERARSLAEAACVPVLPGSIRFVVGDTARVLEEAARVGFPLLVKAAAGGGGIGMRRVDREEDLLSVVAATQHMAERSFGDGTVYLERYISLARHVEVQVFGFGDGNAIHLHERDCSVQRRFQKVIEESPAPGIPVAVRERMLHASLSLCRQGHYRSAGTIEFVMDAKTFDFFFLEMNTRIQVEHPVTEMITGVDIVDMQLRLAAGQPCAVFDQAEVRAVGHSIECRLYAERPAKNFLPSTGVLERLSFPARDETFRLDCGVREGDKITHFYDPMIGKIVCFGADRLSAIRRMHEVLMQIEIRGVQTNLDFLIRTISHEAFKVGKVSTDFIDVWRHDLLAQAG; from the coding sequence ATGAAGAAAGTACTGATCGCTAATCGAGGCGAGATTGCATGCCGAATTATTCAAAGTTGCAAACGTCTCGGCATACAGACGGTAGCCGTATATTCTGAAGTGGATGCTGATTCGAAACATGTTATCGAGGCAGATGAATCGTATGCACTCGGCGGGAAAAGTGCATCGGAGAGCTATCTGCGGACTGATCGTATCTTGGAGGCCGCTCTACGCAGTAACGCTGATGGATTGCATCCGGGTTACGGCTTTCTAGCAGAGAGTGCTGAATTCGCTCGTCAGGTGGAAGATGCGGGAATCGTTTGGGTTGGACCCACCCCAGCATCGATCGAATCGATGGGAGATAAAGAGCGCGCACGATCGTTGGCTGAAGCTGCCTGTGTACCTGTGTTACCCGGAAGTATTCGTTTTGTGGTGGGAGACACGGCCCGCGTTTTGGAAGAAGCAGCCAGGGTTGGGTTTCCTCTGCTCGTAAAAGCCGCAGCTGGTGGCGGTGGAATAGGCATGAGGCGTGTCGATCGAGAGGAAGATTTACTCAGCGTTGTGGCAGCTACACAGCATATGGCTGAAAGATCATTTGGGGATGGCACGGTCTACCTGGAGCGATATATTTCTTTGGCCAGGCACGTTGAGGTTCAAGTCTTTGGCTTTGGGGACGGTAATGCCATTCACTTGCACGAGCGAGACTGCTCCGTACAACGGCGATTTCAAAAGGTCATCGAAGAGAGCCCGGCTCCCGGAATACCGGTCGCAGTTCGTGAGCGTATGCTGCATGCATCCTTGTCTCTGTGTCGGCAGGGGCATTATCGCAGTGCGGGCACTATAGAGTTCGTCATGGATGCCAAAACATTCGATTTTTTCTTTCTGGAAATGAATACGCGCATACAGGTTGAACATCCGGTCACCGAGATGATTACTGGTGTGGATATTGTCGATATGCAGTTACGGCTTGCGGCAGGACAGCCCTGTGCTGTATTCGACCAAGCCGAGGTACGAGCGGTAGGGCATTCCATAGAGTGCCGACTCTATGCTGAACGGCCTGCCAAGAATTTCCTGCCTTCTACCGGTGTTCTAGAGAGACTCTCCTTTCCTGCTAGAGACGAAACATTTCGCCTGGATTGTGGCGTCCGCGAAGGCGATAAGATCACCCATTTTTATGACCCGATGATTGGGAAGATTGTCTGCTTCGGGGCAGATCGGCTCAGCGCCATTCGGCGTATGCATGAGGTGCTGATGCAGATCGAGATCCGCGGAGTACAGACCAATCTTGATTTTCTGATAAGGACAATTTCTCACGAAGCCTTCAAGGTAGGAAAGGTTTCTACGGACTTTATTGATGTATGGAGGCATGACCTCCTTGCCCAGGCTGGGTAA
- a CDS encoding autotransporter domain-containing protein, which yields MTYMHVLLLPLEVCYGKRAVLLTTTKRASGNITATLAAIVAILFALCEVALADTLAVTAVKRSNNPMSLALWSPPPTDTHWIHNEAQLGSPSVPFVFSGGGLYTAASFESSREFHINQQAVFYTDNNTTLHLSGPVSSVAGSTQSLAKYGDGALMLSGQNNYNGNTLLHEGTLSLQGNSPLGLTNRTLHMYPGATLHYAADAAVRNPIQLQAGPDPDGTVKWRVDSGTATQYGIVAGSTPISKLGAGTLYLPSYILTPSLAVVEQGSLAIGGYFAGPIHVRHGARLEGAGSVDSAIIQSGGALAPGMQADPGMIVIRQLQLQPGASLEVNVQSDGQSDKVQVLGTAQLAGQVLALAQGGDWQPHTRYTILQADQGLGGTQFDRAAVSTDASGLAFLEPELSYDEHRVYLDLVRNETPLEEAGETPTEDEVAQVIDEEGRDHASQPGAPDPSLHDKIVVMDKPDARKTFQQLSGSWAASIASRLLEDSRFIRETALLHAGAAAPGTHAYTPTGTGHAWHSAWYSSARRDASQGTPGDARDIGGLVLGGTHAVSNTLSVSAYLGVQQSRMWRTAHDTHANIDSQHAGLALARGWRGLKWILGAAHTWHAINSRRSLSAPGLHDMLTGRYRGKTLQLFTEFTAPLDWLGRHIERLREADTPSGIAPFARFAWVQHQTHGYKEQDGMAALNVDQAEHAVLFSTLGLKALHTLKTPHGPAQLQGELAWHHASGDVRTYSRQSFRDSTRQTVFTSEGQALARHAWSLRLGMEARLAKHGSLGFAYAGQYASGRQDHGARVNVRWVF from the coding sequence ATGACGTATATGCACGTATTGCTGTTGCCATTGGAGGTATGTTATGGAAAGCGGGCAGTCTTGCTGACCACCACAAAGCGGGCATCTGGCAACATCACAGCAACCCTGGCGGCCATTGTCGCGATTCTCTTCGCCTTATGCGAAGTCGCGCTCGCCGATACCCTGGCCGTCACTGCAGTTAAACGCTCAAACAACCCAATGTCATTGGCATTGTGGTCCCCACCACCCACAGACACGCACTGGATACACAACGAGGCACAGCTGGGATCACCCTCTGTGCCTTTTGTTTTCTCAGGGGGCGGCCTGTACACCGCCGCCAGCTTCGAATCGTCCCGCGAGTTTCACATCAATCAGCAGGCGGTCTTCTATACAGACAACAACACGACGCTGCATCTGTCAGGGCCGGTTTCCAGCGTGGCGGGTTCCACGCAAAGCCTGGCCAAGTACGGGGACGGCGCCCTGATGCTGTCGGGGCAGAACAATTACAACGGCAATACCTTGCTTCATGAAGGCACATTAAGCCTGCAGGGCAACAGCCCTCTGGGCCTTACAAACAGAACGCTGCACATGTACCCAGGCGCCACCCTGCACTACGCAGCCGATGCCGCCGTGCGCAACCCCATACAGTTGCAAGCAGGGCCCGACCCCGACGGTACCGTCAAATGGCGGGTAGACAGCGGTACGGCCACACAATATGGCATCGTGGCGGGTTCCACGCCCATCAGCAAACTGGGAGCGGGCACGCTATATCTGCCCAGCTACATCCTCACCCCGTCACTGGCGGTAGTTGAACAAGGCAGCCTGGCCATAGGCGGCTACTTTGCCGGCCCCATACACGTCAGGCATGGCGCCCGCCTGGAAGGCGCCGGATCCGTCGACTCGGCCATCATCCAAAGCGGCGGCGCCCTGGCCCCGGGCATGCAGGCCGATCCGGGCATGATCGTAATACGTCAACTGCAACTGCAGCCCGGCGCATCATTGGAAGTGAATGTACAATCCGACGGCCAGTCAGACAAGGTACAAGTACTGGGAACCGCCCAACTGGCCGGGCAAGTACTGGCCCTGGCCCAAGGCGGCGACTGGCAGCCCCATACGCGCTACACCATATTGCAGGCCGACCAAGGCCTGGGCGGCACCCAGTTTGATCGTGCCGCCGTCAGCACCGACGCCAGCGGTCTGGCTTTTCTTGAACCAGAGCTCAGCTATGACGAGCACCGCGTTTACCTTGACCTGGTACGCAACGAAACCCCGCTGGAAGAAGCAGGCGAAACTCCCACCGAAGACGAAGTCGCTCAAGTCATAGACGAAGAAGGCCGCGATCATGCATCGCAACCCGGCGCTCCGGATCCCAGCCTGCACGACAAAATCGTAGTCATGGACAAGCCCGACGCTCGCAAGACATTCCAGCAGCTATCAGGCAGCTGGGCGGCGTCAATTGCCTCGCGCTTGCTCGAAGACAGCCGCTTCATTCGTGAAACGGCACTACTGCATGCGGGCGCCGCGGCGCCAGGCACCCATGCTTATACGCCAACAGGAACCGGCCATGCCTGGCACAGCGCCTGGTATTCATCAGCGCGCCGCGACGCTTCGCAGGGCACGCCGGGCGATGCCCGTGATATCGGTGGCCTGGTGCTGGGCGGCACTCACGCCGTCAGCAATACGCTAAGCGTAAGCGCCTACCTGGGCGTCCAGCAAAGTCGCATGTGGCGCACAGCACACGACACCCATGCGAACATAGACAGCCAGCATGCCGGTCTGGCCCTGGCACGCGGCTGGCGCGGCCTGAAATGGATATTGGGCGCCGCACACACCTGGCACGCCATCAACAGCCGACGCAGCCTGAGCGCACCCGGTTTGCACGACATGCTGACAGGGCGGTATAGGGGAAAAACGCTGCAGTTATTTACCGAGTTCACAGCGCCTCTGGACTGGCTGGGGCGTCATATAGAGCGCCTGCGTGAAGCGGACACCCCATCCGGCATAGCCCCCTTCGCCCGATTTGCATGGGTACAACACCAAACCCATGGCTATAAAGAACAAGACGGCATGGCCGCGCTCAATGTCGACCAGGCCGAACATGCTGTTTTGTTTTCAACTTTAGGGCTTAAAGCACTACATACCCTGAAAACACCCCACGGCCCCGCCCAACTGCAGGGCGAACTGGCATGGCATCACGCCAGCGGCGACGTGCGCACCTACAGCCGGCAAAGCTTTCGCGACAGCACAAGGCAAACAGTGTTCACGTCTGAAGGACAAGCGCTGGCCCGTCATGCCTGGTCGCTGCGCCTGGGCATGGAGGCCCGCCTGGCAAAGCATGGCAGCCTGGGTTTTGCCTATGCTGGCCAATATGCATCAGGGCGCCAGGATCATGGCGCAAGGGTGAATGTGAGGTGGGTGTTTTAG
- a CDS encoding DMT family transporter, whose translation MGRVSPASVSTPAYGVTRPVAGITVLILSTWALSTLDASGKWVMNAGVSLLMLCWVRYVLHLVLVLALVLPSRGLSVLRTIRPWAQVARGSVMLLSTMSFFTTLHYLPQAEATAINFLAPLLVLAVAPWVLKEPARLSRWVAAGVGFLGVLVIIRPDAGLHTVGTLFGLLTACLFACQFIATRRVAVDGPFTTLIWSGAVGSVALTAALPFVLPAALPVLSSLSPLQWVVLVSTGFWGALGHLLQIQAYRNAPASMLAPFVYLQIISAAGLGWLIWGQFPDPLTWLGIAVVCASGITIGVVEWRRRKL comes from the coding sequence ATGGGTCGGGTCAGCCCCGCGTCGGTTTCCACACCTGCCTACGGCGTTACACGCCCGGTGGCCGGTATTACCGTGCTGATTTTATCGACATGGGCCCTGTCTACGCTCGATGCCAGCGGCAAATGGGTCATGAATGCCGGCGTGTCGTTGCTGATGCTGTGCTGGGTGCGCTATGTGCTGCATCTGGTGCTGGTGCTGGCCCTGGTGCTGCCCTCGCGCGGGCTGTCGGTGCTGCGTACGATCAGGCCCTGGGCCCAGGTCGCGCGCGGCTCGGTCATGCTGCTGTCCACCATGTCTTTTTTTACGACCCTGCATTATTTGCCGCAGGCCGAAGCGACCGCCATTAACTTCCTGGCGCCGCTGCTTGTGCTGGCTGTGGCGCCTTGGGTGTTGAAAGAGCCTGCACGCCTGTCGCGCTGGGTGGCGGCCGGGGTGGGGTTCTTGGGTGTGCTGGTCATTATCCGGCCCGATGCCGGCTTGCACACCGTCGGTACTCTGTTCGGCCTGTTGACGGCTTGCCTGTTCGCCTGTCAGTTCATCGCCACGCGCCGTGTGGCGGTCGATGGTCCTTTTACTACGCTGATCTGGAGCGGCGCGGTGGGCAGTGTGGCGTTGACCGCGGCCTTGCCATTTGTGTTGCCGGCGGCTCTGCCGGTGCTGTCTTCCTTAAGTCCCTTGCAGTGGGTGGTGCTGGTGTCCACCGGCTTTTGGGGGGCGCTGGGGCATTTGCTGCAAATACAGGCGTATCGGAATGCGCCGGCGTCCATGCTGGCGCCTTTTGTGTACTTGCAGATTATCAGTGCGGCGGGCCTGGGCTGGCTGATATGGGGACAGTTCCCTGATCCGCTGACCTGGCTGGGTATTGCGGTGGTGTGCGCCAGCGGTATCACCATAGGTGTGGTGGAATGGCGCAGGCGTAAATTATAA